From the Variovorax paradoxus genome, the window CCATGGACGAGTCGCGCCAGCTCACCATCTATCGCATGGTTCAGGAAAGCCTGACCAACATCGGCAAGTACGCCGATGCGAGCGAGGCCACCATCGTGATGAAGAACTACGAGAACCACGTGATCGTCGAGGTGGCGGACAACGGCAAGGGCTTCGACACGCAGCGCGTGCGGCCGTCCACCCACGGGCTGGCCGGCATGCGGCACCGGGTGGAGGCGGCGCGCGGCAAGCTCACGATCGCCTCGACGCCCGGCGAGGGAACACGCCTCAGCGCGATGCTGCCGGTGGTCAAGCCGGCGGCGTGATCCGGCCCGCAGAACCGGGCTGGTATGCGGGCCGCGGCACGCTTCGCGGCTGCCTCGCCGGGTGACTCGGCCATCTCCTACGCACCCCGCCCCCGACCGCTGACAGGTCCGGCCGGCACCCCCACTTAATGTTGCTCCTGTGCCATCCGTTTCTCCCCGTAAGGGGGTGGCGGACGGGGCTTTAATTCAAGACAACAACGAGGCCAGCCTCGAAGGAGTTCCGCATGTTGCATTACGCAGTGGTGTTTCTGGTCATTGCGCTGATCGCCGCCTTGCTCGGCTTCAGCGGCATCGCCGCCAGCGCGGTGGGCATCGCGAAGATCCTGTTCGTGATCTTCGCCATCCTCGCGATTGCCAGCTTCCTTGCCGGCTTGCTCCGACGCAAGTAGCGTCGTTACGATCAACAGGCTTCCGCATTTCATCTTCCCGGAAAGGACTTTCACATGAACACGACCAAGACCCCCTCGCAACTCGCCGACGACGCACGCCAGACCGCCAACGACGCGGTGGAATCGACGCGCGCCTATGCACAGAACGCGGTGAATGCGGCGGGCGAAAAGGTCCGCGAACTGCGTCGCGACGCAGAGCCGGCCGTCGAGCAACTCGCAGCCCGCGTGCAGCAGGCCGTGCAGCGCGGCCTGGACGCCGCGTCCACCACCAGCGCACGCGCACAGCGCCGCTTGGAGGCTGCCGCCGACGTGACCGGCCGCTACATCTCCGACCAGCCGGTGCGCTCCGTGCTCATCGCGGCTGCCGCCGGTGCCGCCATCACCGCACTCATCGTGCTGGCCAGCCGCCGCAGCCGGGACGACTACTGATCCGCTGAGTCCCTGTCGTTCCACCGATTCCCGGCACCATGCTTCATCCGATTTTTTCCACGGTGCTCGGGCATCCGGAACTCGTCGCTGACCACCTCGCCAACTACGCCGCCCTCGTCCGCCAGGAAACTGCGCAAGCCGGGCGCGGCATCGTCGCCCGAGTCGTAGCGGGCGTCCTGGCGGCGGCCAGCGCCATGCTGGCCTTGGGGCTCATCGGCGTGGCCGTGCTGCTCGGTGTGCTTCACGGCAGCTTCCATTGGGTGCTGGTGATCGTTCCCGGCATGGCCGTGCTGATCGCCGCTATCTGCGGCTGGTACGCGGCGCGGCCGAGCCCCGGCCACGGCTTCGACGACCTGCGCGCGCAACTCGACGCAGACCTGCAGGCCTTGCACGAAGCCGGAGCGCGTCGTGAGCGTTGAGCGCCTGCCCCTCACGCCGCAGCAGCGCTTGGCGCTTTCGCGCCGCGCATTCGTGCGGCAGCTGCACGGAGGCGCAGACGCACCTCGCGAACACGTTCGCCAGCCGGCGCCGTCCGGCCTCCTGCAGGATGACGGAGGCGACGACCTCGAGTACGAACACCATGACCCGGCAGACGCAACCCCCCGGACCGGCCGTCGCGGTGGTCTCGGCGGGAACGTCTGGTTCTCCGTCGGCCGCAGCCTGGCCGAGCGATGGTGGCAGCGCCATCCCGCGCATGCCGCTGGACAGCTGGCTCGCCCGCTGCTCGAGAACTACGCGCGCAAGCAGCCTGCCAAGCTCATGGCGATCGCCGCGGCCACCGGTGCGGTAGTGGTGCTCGTCAAGCCGTGGCGGCTGCTGTCGGTCACGGCAGTGCTGGCAGCGGTACTCAAGACATCCGACGTGGCGGACATCGTGACCA encodes:
- a CDS encoding DUF1328 domain-containing protein, which gives rise to MLHYAVVFLVIALIAALLGFSGIAASAVGIAKILFVIFAILAIASFLAGLLRRK
- a CDS encoding phage holin family protein, which encodes MLHPIFSTVLGHPELVADHLANYAALVRQETAQAGRGIVARVVAGVLAAASAMLALGLIGVAVLLGVLHGSFHWVLVIVPGMAVLIAAICGWYAARPSPGHGFDDLRAQLDADLQALHEAGARRER